Proteins encoded within one genomic window of Thioploca ingrica:
- a CDS encoding hydrolase of the HAD superfamily, with product MGYRYRQALTQVYRTTPRQRQLCQLSPIELKQQGITVLVLDFDGVLAAHGESQPAKEVHPWLQTCIQCFGANQVFVLSNKPLASRIAHFNCHYQGVRYITAVRKKPYPDGLKEIIALTGQSSHQVMLIDDRLLTGVLAACLANVSVAYITYPYVQLSKRPLPEMFFMVLRFLERYLISLYSRFTYPNH from the coding sequence ATGGGGTATCGTTACCGACAAGCACTGACTCAGGTTTATCGTACTACGCCTCGTCAGCGTCAGTTATGCCAACTATCGCCAATAGAACTGAAACAACAAGGGATTACTGTGTTAGTACTGGATTTCGATGGTGTATTAGCGGCTCATGGTGAATCGCAACCGGCTAAGGAAGTACATCCTTGGTTACAGACGTGTATACAATGTTTTGGTGCCAATCAAGTTTTTGTATTGTCAAATAAACCGCTGGCGAGCAGGATTGCGCACTTTAATTGCCATTATCAGGGCGTTCGCTATATTACCGCAGTCAGAAAAAAGCCTTATCCTGATGGTTTAAAAGAGATTATTGCCTTGACTGGGCAATCTTCACACCAAGTGATGTTGATAGATGACCGATTATTAACCGGTGTATTGGCAGCTTGTCTCGCTAATGTGTCCGTAGCTTATATCACGTATCCTTATGTACAGCTATCTAAACGTCCTTTACCAGAAATGTTTTTTATGGTACTTCGTTTTTTAGAACGATATCTGATCTCACTGTATAGTCGCTTTACTTATCCCAATCATTAA
- a CDS encoding S-adenosylmethionine/tRNA-ribosyltransferase-isomerase: MQRTDFYFYLPPHLIAQQPNRSRTSSRLLWANSILEPFQDLRFTDLPHLLMPGDLLVFNDTRVIPARLLGRKQSGGKIEILVERILDNNQILAQIRASQPPKPGMWLYLEGGIAIQVLQRIEHFFQLQFDDPRSVDEILHTIGQIPLPPYIRRTPTEVDSIRYQTVYARQPGAVAAPTAGLHFDEGILEQLQTKGIAMAFITLHVGAGTFAPIRVDNIHQHTMHTEYMQVSPQVCEQIQTTRARGGRVIAVGTTCVRALETASAGGNIKPYAGETRLFITPGYRFQSVDALLTNFHLPESTLLMLVCAFAGQDLVLAAYRHAVEQEYRFFSYGDAMLVSHNPNE; encoded by the coding sequence ATGCAACGCACTGATTTTTATTTTTATTTACCGCCACATTTAATTGCTCAGCAACCCAACCGTTCCCGCACAAGTAGTCGTCTACTGTGGGCTAATTCTATATTAGAACCATTTCAAGACCTTCGGTTTACTGACTTGCCGCATTTATTAATGCCAGGTGATTTATTAGTATTTAATGATACCCGGGTTATTCCCGCACGATTATTGGGACGTAAACAATCGGGGGGTAAGATTGAAATACTGGTGGAGCGCATCTTAGACAATAACCAGATTCTTGCCCAAATTCGAGCCAGTCAACCACCTAAACCAGGTATGTGGTTATATCTTGAGGGTGGGATAGCTATCCAAGTATTACAACGGATTGAGCATTTTTTTCAACTCCAATTTGATGACCCTCGTTCGGTAGATGAAATTTTACATACCATTGGACAGATTCCATTGCCACCCTATATTCGTAGAACACCAACTGAGGTAGATAGTATCCGCTATCAAACCGTATATGCTCGCCAACCGGGTGCGGTAGCGGCACCCACGGCGGGTCTACATTTTGACGAAGGCATACTAGAACAATTGCAAACTAAGGGAATAGCAATGGCTTTTATTACTTTACATGTTGGCGCTGGTACTTTTGCCCCAATACGCGTTGACAATATTCATCAACATACCATGCATACTGAATATATGCAGGTTTCACCCCAGGTTTGTGAACAAATCCAAACAACTCGGGCACGTGGTGGTCGAGTGATTGCGGTAGGGACTACTTGTGTTCGTGCGTTGGAAACGGCGTCGGCAGGCGGAAATATTAAACCATATGCTGGGGAAACTCGGTTATTTATTACCCCGGGCTATCGTTTTCAGAGTGTTGATGCGTTATTAACCAACTTCCATTTGCCAGAATCCACTTTATTGATGCTAGTTTGTGCTTTTGCTGGCCAAGATTTGGTTTTAGCCGCTTATCGTCATGCGGTTGAACAAGAATACCGCTTTTTTAGTTATGGTGATGCGATGTTGGTTAGTCATAACCCTAACGAGTAA
- a CDS encoding gram negative topoisomerase IV, subunit B, translating into MTKQYNAADIEILTGLEPVRKRPGMYTNTSNPNHLAQEVIDNSVDEALAGYANHIEVILHLDGSLSVRDNGRGMPVDLHPEEGISGVEVILTRLHAGGKFSNQNYQFAGGLHGVGVSVVNALSSRLEVTIKRNGMLYQMSFAQGEKTSELKVIGTVGQRHTGTTVRFWPNPSYFDSPHFSIAALTYLVRAKAVLCAGLTMTFSDENTGDQQQWFYQDGLATYLLEQLSPATALPEVPLMGHFAGTTEAVDYALLWIIDGKPIAESYVNLIPTPQGGTHVNGLRSGLLEALREFCDYRHLLPRGVKLAAEDIWEHCAYVLSVKLADPQFAGQTKERLNSRACATFVAGVVRDAFSVWLNQHVEMGEQIAEWVIQQAQKRLRADKKVIRKKVTNGPALPGKLADCTLQEMKQTELFLVEGDSAGGSCKQARDRTFQAVMPLRGKILNTWEIETSEVLASQEVHDIAIALGIDPGTDSLTELRYGKVCILADADSDGAHIATLLCALFVKHFRKLVAEGHVYVATPPLYRIDVGNTVYYALNDEEKQGILDRIAAEKKPGFIHIQRFKGLGEMNPLQLRETTMARETRRLIQLTLTDNDPTDSIMDMLLAKKRSPERKIWLEQKGNLAMTTIQPA; encoded by the coding sequence ATGACTAAGCAATACAATGCCGCTGATATAGAAATTTTGACTGGGCTTGAGCCAGTGCGCAAACGTCCCGGGATGTACACTAATACCTCCAACCCTAATCATCTGGCTCAAGAAGTGATCGATAATAGTGTTGATGAAGCCCTTGCCGGTTATGCTAACCACATTGAGGTTATTTTGCATTTGGATGGTTCTCTCAGTGTTCGTGATAATGGTCGTGGTATGCCCGTTGATCTTCATCCAGAAGAAGGGATTAGTGGTGTCGAAGTGATCCTCACCCGCTTACATGCCGGCGGTAAATTCTCCAACCAAAATTATCAATTTGCTGGCGGATTACATGGGGTTGGTGTATCCGTGGTCAATGCGCTTTCCAGTCGGTTAGAAGTCACCATTAAACGGAATGGAATGTTATATCAAATGTCATTTGCGCAGGGTGAAAAGACTTCTGAATTAAAGGTGATTGGTACGGTTGGACAACGTCATACGGGTACCACCGTACGTTTTTGGCCGAATCCCAGCTATTTTGATTCGCCCCATTTTTCTATAGCGGCTTTAACTTATTTAGTGCGTGCCAAAGCGGTATTATGTGCTGGCTTGACGATGACTTTTAGCGATGAAAATACCGGTGACCAACAACAATGGTTTTATCAAGACGGATTAGCTACTTACCTACTTGAGCAACTCAGCCCAGCAACCGCTTTACCAGAAGTACCCTTAATGGGTCATTTTGCTGGGACCACTGAAGCAGTTGATTATGCACTACTCTGGATAATTGATGGCAAACCTATCGCCGAAAGCTATGTTAATTTAATCCCAACTCCTCAAGGCGGTACTCACGTTAATGGCTTACGAAGTGGTCTATTGGAAGCCCTGCGAGAATTTTGCGATTATCGTCATTTATTACCTCGAGGGGTTAAACTCGCTGCTGAAGATATCTGGGAACATTGCGCCTATGTATTATCAGTTAAATTAGCCGATCCCCAATTTGCGGGTCAAACGAAAGAACGACTCAATTCTCGTGCTTGTGCCACTTTTGTTGCCGGGGTGGTGCGTGACGCTTTTAGTGTCTGGCTTAACCAACACGTTGAAATGGGTGAACAAATTGCCGAATGGGTTATTCAACAAGCCCAAAAACGGTTGCGCGCTGATAAAAAAGTCATTCGGAAAAAAGTAACGAATGGTCCGGCTTTGCCCGGTAAATTAGCTGACTGTACGCTACAAGAGATGAAGCAAACGGAATTATTTTTAGTGGAAGGAGATAGTGCCGGCGGTTCTTGTAAGCAAGCGCGCGATCGTACTTTTCAAGCGGTCATGCCGTTGCGAGGTAAAATTCTCAATACCTGGGAAATCGAGACCAGTGAAGTGTTAGCTTCACAAGAAGTTCACGACATCGCTATCGCGTTGGGTATTGATCCCGGTACCGATTCCTTAACCGAATTACGCTACGGTAAAGTCTGTATTTTGGCTGATGCTGATTCCGACGGAGCACACATTGCCACCTTGCTTTGTGCGTTATTTGTTAAACATTTTAGAAAACTCGTTGCTGAAGGGCACGTTTATGTGGCAACGCCGCCATTATATCGAATCGATGTGGGTAATACCGTTTACTATGCGTTAAATGATGAGGAAAAACAAGGTATTTTGGATAGAATTGCGGCAGAGAAAAAACCGGGCTTCATTCATATACAACGCTTTAAAGGATTGGGCGAAATGAATCCGTTACAATTACGCGAAACCACCATGGCTAGGGAAACTCGGCGATTAATTCAACTGACCCTAACTGATAATGACCCAACTGATTCTATTATGGATATGTTATTAGCTAAAAAACGATCTCCGGAGAGAAAAATTTGGTTAGAGCAAAAAGGCAATTTAGCTATGACAACGATTCAGCCCGCGTAG
- a CDS encoding histidinol-phosphate aminotransferase — protein sequence MSKSITNWIRPEIQQLSAYYVPDSSNVIKLDAMENPYGWDAVIIEEWLKILQTTALNRYPDSSARKLKSLLRTVMQVPERMEMVLGNGSDELIQMLILALNGPRRVLLVPEPSFIMYRHLAQVVGMKYVGVPLQENSFTLDMYAMLEAIETYQPALVFLAYPNNPTGNLFATEDIEAVIETTPGVVVIDEAYAPFSNRTFMSRLEQYPNLLMMRTVSKLGLAGLRLGLLVGSPNWLEQIEKVRQPYNINVLTQVSVAFALRHYTMFKEQIQRIKGDRDILLDQLSALKNIQVWSSQANFILFRVADAQAISKQLQEKGILIKCVHGRHPLLEDCLQVTIGTSKENQAFLQALKQLL from the coding sequence ATGAGTAAATCTATTACTAACTGGATACGACCCGAAATTCAACAACTTTCTGCTTATTATGTTCCGGACTCGAGTAATGTTATTAAGCTCGATGCCATGGAAAATCCTTATGGGTGGGATGCGGTTATTATTGAAGAATGGCTAAAAATTTTACAAACTACCGCGCTAAATCGATATCCCGATTCATCGGCACGTAAACTGAAATCACTTTTACGGACCGTTATGCAGGTTCCGGAGAGGATGGAAATGGTTTTGGGCAATGGTTCTGATGAATTGATTCAAATGCTGATTTTAGCTTTAAATGGACCACGGCGAGTATTATTAGTTCCAGAACCCAGCTTTATTATGTATCGTCATCTGGCGCAAGTGGTGGGAATGAAATACGTGGGTGTGCCTTTACAAGAGAATAGTTTTACCCTCGATATGTATGCCATGTTAGAAGCGATTGAAACCTATCAACCCGCTTTAGTGTTTTTGGCTTATCCTAACAATCCAACCGGTAATCTATTTGCGACTGAAGACATCGAAGCCGTTATAGAAACCACTCCAGGCGTTGTCGTTATTGATGAAGCCTATGCCCCTTTTAGTAATCGAACTTTTATGTCACGTTTAGAACAATATCCTAATTTGCTCATGATGAGAACTGTTTCTAAACTAGGCTTAGCTGGGTTACGTTTGGGTTTATTGGTTGGATCCCCAAATTGGTTAGAGCAGATTGAAAAAGTACGGCAACCCTATAATATTAATGTTCTTACTCAAGTGAGTGTCGCTTTCGCGCTCCGACACTATACGATGTTTAAAGAACAAATTCAACGTATTAAAGGCGATAGAGACATACTGCTAGATCAATTGAGTGCCTTGAAAAATATTCAGGTTTGGTCCAGTCAAGCTAATTTTATTTTATTTCGGGTTGCTGATGCCCAAGCGATTTCTAAGCAGTTACAAGAAAAAGGGATATTAATTAAGTGTGTACATGGTAGACATCCGTTATTAGAAGATTGTTTACAGGTAACAATAGGAACATCAAAAGAAAATCAAGCTTTCTTACAAGCATTAAAACAGTTATTGTAA
- a CDS encoding transposase: MKVDILKGHVSKDHIHLLLSIPPQVTISRLVQQLKGKSSFKALSHFPELKKVFWGRHVWARGYFVHTRGNVTDEVIKMYIENQKHDDDDFQIEG; the protein is encoded by the coding sequence ATGAAGGTGGATATTCTCAAAGGGCATGTCTCGAAGGATCATATTCACCTGCTGCTTTCGATTCCTCCTCAGGTAACCATTAGCCGCCTAGTTCAACAACTGAAGGGAAAATCATCGTTTAAAGCACTCAGTCACTTCCCCGAACTCAAGAAAGTATTTTGGGGAAGACATGTATGGGCAAGGGGATATTTTGTACACACCCGTGGAAATGTAACAGACGAAGTTATAAAAATGTACATTGAAAATCAGAAGCATGATGACGATGATTTTCAAATAGAGGGTTAA
- a CDS encoding prevent-host-death family protein gives MYTVDNIEVPQQIQSLIQKVVQDHEPVRIINARGENVILISEHDYESLKETLYLLSNPVNAERLRHAQSESLKQAISWQTLKDQLKR, from the coding sequence ATGTATACTGTCGATAATATTGAAGTTCCTCAACAAATTCAGTCTTTAATCCAAAAGGTCGTTCAAGATCATGAACCAGTACGGATTATCAATGCTCGTGGTGAGAATGTCATTCTGATTTCAGAGCATGATTACGAAAGTTTAAAAGAAACGCTCTATCTGTTGAGCAACCCAGTTAATGCCGAACGATTACGCCACGCTCAGAGTGAGTCTTTAAAGCAAGCGATTTCCTGGCAAACACTTAAAGACCAGTTAAAGCGATGA
- a CDS encoding addiction module antitoxin, with protein MKELLLTTKAVEDLKWWMQTDKRIALKVIELLEDIVIEPFVGKGKPEALKYELSGCWSRRITSEHRLVYEVTENYVRVLSCRYHYQQ; from the coding sequence ATGAAAGAACTCCTGTTGACTACCAAAGCAGTTGAGGATTTAAAATGGTGGATGCAAACCGATAAGCGGATTGCGCTTAAAGTTATTGAACTCTTGGAAGATATCGTAATAGAACCTTTTGTTGGCAAGGGTAAACCAGAAGCTTTGAAATATGAACTCTCTGGATGCTGGTCGCGACGGATTACATCAGAACATCGACTGGTTTATGAAGTAACAGAAAATTATGTCCGGGTGTTAAGTTGCCGCTACCATTATCAGCAATGA
- a CDS encoding PAS domain S-box, whose translation MHLNNLSHPHFFSNCKTLCCVISFDGTFRQINAEWERTLGYDSSHLPNSSYLDLVHPESYALTEATLYQLNETTESVTFFNRFLHYDSTYREILWQASRIAAESAFYVVGIEIPPTVQADCTTLQQENIALHGIINQLDNNLQELQTFFELTLRAKQECWLDWDLITNQITYSPFWNSLFGYSHEDLSTQNIWYSHIHPSDYYKVIKEVKNCLEDPTALYDNNHRLQHKEGSYRWVQSQGVVLRDNSGQATRLLIIFTDITSHKRTEEALVEYKKYEQIFLAQPNAILLIDNQGMIIDANPTALQLYGYARQTFLKLTTNDIFTTHVNLANLEFSIPQASYHKKQDKTIFPVEMITGPIMCQGKTYFVVVSRDITSEKQATQILTESETRYRLLFEAESDAIIVFDSNTLQIFDVNPAATSLYGYSREEWLQLNMENILDNIPLSLIDLRLAGKRRFHHILLHWHKKQGGTVFPVEISTGSYPFKDHTLVCATVRDITARKQAETALQKAEAFANALIQAAPVFLLAFTPSGKISLCNEVLLQALGYSLEEVINQDYKNLFPQAERPLIAESMSALLSQRERSILLENYLLTKTEQQLLVEWHASAVMGNDEQIVYVLCVGIDMSQRKKIQGQLRLFKRIVEVSHEAISISNADGQLVYANLAHAKLFKHSLKDIRQYNHRDYCTPETLELIEHEIKVSFQAGKTWEGILEVLDINKRQFPVWGRFDVIRDDKGHILFSFGLMHDASEQQYLEAILRYEHHQYRTIFHAAPLAIIYKNKENRIIRANHYFAAREGSEPEKLEGMVFHELLPEYAEQDYTDDLEVMNTGQAKLGLIEHLPKGIFRVDKIPYRDNAGNILGVIHFAIDISSYVQAEQLLRETQQAIQANEIRLRLTIEHLPIMVIAIDLNNHIVFWNQQCERVTGYSAAEVINNPHIWTWLYPDTIYRDNLFRVAQYMSKNHPENNRWLWKLTCKQGEQKMVAWSLINQVDMPGLLTVGVGEEVIEFEQTQQRQRDKEAKFNSVLQEHATHLRLIIENLPVMVGALDEQVNIVFWNRYCEQVTGYSTQEIVNNPQAWELLYPDLTVRQKVLKIWQQVIQTHRELHRFTMILTCKSGTQKKIMWSMLSDKIKIQGWAIWGVGVNMTVHQKIIHHHENRLKRLVQTLPMMVNAYDEQGQLIYWNQHCEQVTGYKSAEMLRSPPSLAQLYRSVQYQHDFPTQICLNSIAVPYETEITCQDGSVKIIAWSNYAEKFPIPGWKHWLIGEDITVTKKVHQLSSDITHSILYTALNQIDVAICITDESAKFVYMNRAFGKLYGTRSEDLMNRQFTLMVPRDNRNLSIREYFNFLNGNNGHCLSKTHQALHADGYVFKVTTNVYRAVQNSEQAYVVWIFT comes from the coding sequence ATGCATCTTAACAATCTTAGCCATCCCCATTTTTTTTCTAACTGTAAAACTTTATGTTGTGTAATTAGCTTTGATGGTACTTTTCGCCAAATTAATGCCGAATGGGAAAGGACTTTGGGTTATGACAGTAGCCATTTACCCAATAGTTCATATCTGGACTTAGTTCATCCGGAAAGTTATGCCTTAACTGAAGCGACGCTTTATCAGCTTAATGAAACGACGGAATCAGTAACCTTTTTTAATCGATTTTTACATTATGATAGTACTTATCGAGAGATTTTGTGGCAGGCGAGTCGCATTGCAGCGGAATCGGCTTTTTATGTCGTCGGCATAGAGATACCACCCACTGTACAAGCCGATTGTACTACGTTACAACAAGAAAATATTGCTTTACATGGAATTATCAATCAGCTTGATAATAACTTACAAGAATTGCAAACTTTTTTTGAATTAACCCTGCGAGCCAAACAAGAATGTTGGTTAGACTGGGATTTAATAACTAATCAAATCACTTATTCTCCGTTTTGGAACAGCTTATTTGGTTATTCTCATGAAGATTTAAGTACTCAAAATATTTGGTATTCCCATATTCATCCCAGCGATTATTATAAAGTCATTAAAGAAGTTAAAAATTGTTTAGAAGATCCAACTGCACTTTATGACAATAACCATCGGTTACAACATAAAGAGGGCTCTTATCGCTGGGTTCAAAGTCAGGGCGTGGTTTTACGTGATAATAGCGGTCAAGCTACCCGGTTGTTAATTATTTTTACCGATATTACTTCGCATAAACGGACTGAAGAAGCTTTAGTAGAATATAAAAAATATGAGCAAATTTTCCTGGCGCAACCCAATGCGATTCTACTCATTGATAACCAAGGGATGATTATCGATGCGAATCCTACCGCTTTGCAGTTATACGGTTATGCGCGTCAAACTTTTTTAAAATTAACGACGAACGATATTTTTACTACTCATGTTAATTTGGCTAACTTAGAATTCAGTATTCCCCAAGCCAGTTATCACAAAAAGCAAGATAAAACCATCTTCCCAGTAGAAATGATAACGGGACCAATAATGTGTCAAGGTAAAACTTACTTTGTGGTGGTTAGCCGCGATATTACTTCGGAAAAACAAGCCACGCAAATTCTGACCGAAAGTGAAACTCGTTATCGTCTGCTGTTTGAAGCCGAATCAGATGCGATTATTGTATTTGATTCCAATACATTACAAATTTTTGATGTCAATCCTGCCGCGACCAGTTTATATGGTTATAGCCGTGAAGAATGGTTGCAGTTAAATATGGAAAACATTCTCGATAATATTCCCTTAAGCTTAATTGATCTGCGGTTAGCCGGTAAGCGCAGATTTCACCATATTCTGTTACATTGGCACAAAAAGCAAGGCGGAACGGTTTTTCCAGTGGAAATTTCCACGGGGAGTTATCCTTTTAAAGATCATACGTTAGTGTGTGCGACGGTACGCGATATTACCGCACGTAAACAAGCCGAGACTGCTTTACAAAAAGCGGAAGCCTTTGCTAATGCGCTCATTCAAGCCGCACCGGTTTTTTTGCTTGCTTTTACACCCTCAGGTAAAATCAGTTTGTGTAATGAAGTTCTTTTACAAGCATTGGGTTATTCTCTCGAAGAAGTCATCAATCAGGATTATAAAAACTTATTTCCTCAAGCTGAACGCCCCCTGATCGCAGAAAGTATGAGTGCTTTACTTTCCCAACGGGAAAGAAGTATTTTATTGGAAAATTACCTACTTACTAAAACGGAGCAACAATTACTGGTTGAATGGCATGCCAGTGCCGTGATGGGAAACGATGAACAAATTGTTTATGTGCTTTGCGTTGGAATTGATATGAGCCAACGCAAAAAAATCCAAGGACAGTTACGTTTGTTTAAACGAATTGTCGAAGTTTCTCATGAAGCCATTTCCATTAGCAACGCCGACGGACAATTAGTTTATGCTAATCTTGCTCATGCCAAATTATTTAAACATAGTTTAAAAGATATTCGTCAATATAATCATCGTGATTATTGCACACCAGAAACTTTAGAACTGATTGAGCACGAAATTAAAGTGAGCTTCCAAGCCGGTAAAACTTGGGAAGGTATTTTAGAAGTATTAGATATTAACAAGCGACAATTTCCGGTGTGGGGACGTTTTGATGTGATTCGTGATGACAAAGGGCATATTTTATTTAGCTTTGGCTTAATGCATGATGCGAGTGAACAACAATATTTAGAAGCCATACTCCGTTATGAACATCATCAATATCGGACGATTTTTCATGCAGCTCCCCTCGCAATTATCTATAAAAATAAGGAAAATCGGATTATCCGTGCTAACCACTATTTTGCAGCCAGAGAAGGAAGTGAACCGGAAAAACTCGAAGGCATGGTTTTCCATGAGTTATTACCAGAGTATGCGGAGCAAGATTATACTGATGATTTAGAAGTGATGAACACCGGTCAAGCTAAATTGGGTTTAATAGAGCATTTACCCAAAGGTATTTTTCGAGTGGATAAAATTCCCTATCGAGATAATGCGGGTAATATTTTAGGTGTCATCCACTTTGCGATTGATATTTCCAGTTATGTTCAGGCTGAACAACTCTTACGAGAAACTCAGCAAGCGATTCAAGCTAATGAAATTCGTCTCCGCTTGACTATTGAACATTTACCGATTATGGTCATTGCCATCGATTTGAATAACCATATTGTCTTTTGGAATCAACAATGTGAGCGGGTAACGGGGTATAGTGCGGCTGAAGTGATCAACAATCCTCATATTTGGACCTGGCTCTATCCCGATACCATTTATCGAGACAATTTGTTTCGAGTGGCACAATATATGTCGAAAAACCACCCAGAAAATAACCGTTGGCTCTGGAAATTGACTTGTAAACAAGGTGAGCAAAAAATGGTCGCTTGGTCATTAATCAACCAGGTTGATATGCCCGGTTTGCTAACCGTTGGGGTGGGTGAAGAAGTGATAGAATTCGAGCAAACCCAACAACGCCAACGTGATAAAGAAGCCAAATTTAACAGTGTATTACAAGAACATGCAACGCATTTGCGCCTTATTATTGAAAATTTACCGGTGATGGTAGGCGCTTTAGATGAACAGGTTAACATTGTTTTTTGGAATCGCTATTGTGAACAAGTGACCGGTTATAGTACTCAAGAGATTGTTAATAATCCTCAGGCTTGGGAATTACTCTATCCTGATCTAACCGTGCGGCAAAAAGTACTGAAAATTTGGCAACAAGTCATCCAAACTCACCGAGAACTTCATCGTTTTACGATGATTTTAACCTGTAAATCGGGTACTCAAAAAAAGATTATGTGGTCAATGCTTTCTGATAAAATCAAAATTCAAGGTTGGGCTATATGGGGTGTCGGTGTCAATATGACTGTTCATCAAAAGATCATTCATCATCATGAAAATCGTTTAAAGCGCTTAGTACAAACTTTACCGATGATGGTTAATGCCTATGATGAACAAGGTCAACTTATTTATTGGAATCAACATTGTGAACAGGTCACCGGGTATAAATCGGCGGAAATGCTTCGGTCACCTCCTTCACTCGCTCAATTATATCGGTCGGTACAATATCAGCACGATTTCCCCACCCAAATTTGCCTAAACTCGATAGCTGTGCCCTATGAGACCGAAATCACTTGCCAAGATGGCAGCGTAAAAATCATTGCTTGGTCAAATTATGCGGAAAAATTTCCCATTCCCGGTTGGAAGCATTGGTTAATCGGCGAGGATATCACGGTCACTAAAAAAGTACACCAATTATCTTCTGATATTACTCATTCGATACTTTACACTGCTTTAAATCAGATTGATGTCGCTATCTGTATTACCGATGAGAGTGCTAAATTTGTTTATATGAATCGCGCTTTTGGTAAACTCTATGGTACCCGTAGTGAAGATTTAATGAACCGCCAATTTACTCTGATGGTACCACGAGATAATCGTAATCTATCGATTCGTGAGTATTTCAATTTTTTGAATGGTAATAATGGTCATTGTTTAAGTAAAACCCATCAAGCGTTACATGCTGATGGCTATGTTTTTAAAGTCACAACTAATGTTTATCGGGCCGTACAAAATTCGGAACAGGCTTATGTGGTTTGGATATTTACTTAG